From a single Verrucomicrobiota bacterium genomic region:
- a CDS encoding glycosyltransferase family 4 protein, producing MRIAHIITRLIVGGAQENTLASALGLAAKPGWEVELISGPTEGPEGSLENWLEGSRPVRLRIVRSLIRPVHPWHDLQAYLALTRVLRASRPDMVHTHSGKAGVLGRWAARSARIQTIVHTIHGPSFGPFQGRLANAAFRGAERAAGRCTHHYVAVAQAMIDQYLAAGLGRPDDYTLIRSGFDTRPFAEARRDPAVRAGWGIGEDDFVVGTLSRLAPLKGMEDLISAAPLVLERVPRAKFLMVGDGSLRGVLEAEIRRLGLERAVVFAGLVRPEEVPGCVAQMDVLAHLSRREGLPRALPQALAAGKPVVAFDVDGAREVCLDGEHGFLLKAGDVRGLSERLVELAEKPELRRRFGEQGRRWVASRFSVETMVDSLEALYRRLAGRTDLEPRPSC from the coding sequence ATGCGGATCGCGCACATCATCACGCGTCTGATCGTCGGAGGGGCTCAGGAGAACACGCTGGCTTCGGCGCTCGGGCTCGCGGCGAAGCCCGGGTGGGAAGTGGAGTTGATCTCGGGACCCACGGAGGGGCCCGAGGGATCCCTCGAAAACTGGTTGGAGGGTTCCCGCCCGGTGCGGCTGAGAATCGTGCGTTCCCTGATTCGTCCGGTGCATCCGTGGCATGACCTGCAGGCTTACCTTGCCTTGACCCGGGTTTTGCGAGCGTCGCGTCCGGACATGGTTCATACTCACAGTGGCAAGGCGGGCGTGCTCGGACGTTGGGCGGCGCGTAGCGCTCGGATTCAGACCATCGTTCACACCATTCACGGACCTTCCTTCGGTCCGTTCCAGGGCCGACTTGCGAACGCGGCATTTCGTGGGGCTGAGCGTGCCGCCGGGCGATGCACTCATCATTATGTGGCGGTTGCTCAGGCCATGATTGATCAGTACCTGGCGGCGGGCCTTGGACGGCCGGATGATTACACGCTGATCCGGAGCGGTTTCGACACCCGGCCTTTTGCGGAGGCGAGGAGGGATCCCGCGGTCCGTGCCGGCTGGGGCATTGGCGAGGACGACTTCGTGGTGGGAACGTTGTCGCGACTGGCTCCGCTCAAGGGCATGGAAGATTTGATTTCGGCCGCGCCGCTGGTGTTGGAGCGCGTGCCCCGGGCGAAGTTTCTGATGGTCGGAGACGGGTCGTTGCGGGGTGTTCTGGAAGCGGAGATCCGCCGGTTGGGTTTGGAACGGGCGGTTGTATTCGCCGGGCTGGTCCGGCCGGAAGAAGTTCCCGGTTGTGTGGCGCAGATGGATGTTTTGGCGCATTTGTCACGCCGTGAGGGTTTGCCGCGCGCACTTCCCCAGGCCTTGGCGGCGGGAAAGCCGGTGGTGGCGTTCGACGTCGATGGCGCCCGGGAGGTCTGTTTGGACGGGGAGCATGGCTTCCTGCTGAAGGCAGGAGACGTGCGGGGATTGAGTGAACGCCTGGTGGAACTTGCGGAGAAGCCTGAACTGAGGCGACGGTTTGGAGAGCAGGGCCGGAGATGGGTTGCAAGCCGGTTTTCGGTGGAGACCATGGTGGATTCACTGGAGGCCTTGTATCGGCGCCTCGCCGGGAGAACTGATTTGGAACCGCGACCTTCATGTTGA
- a CDS encoding undecaprenyl/decaprenyl-phosphate alpha-N-acetylglucosaminyl 1-phosphate transferase: MLSFPFHVYLAAFVSAALCAGVGMPLWRRWCRSRGLMDDPGHRKIHQEPVPLAGGWSILCAVSLPLMVGGFLIVWPGWWAGELGPLAYGMDRRLGAIAGLLAGALGMVWLGCQDDLRELGPGPKFAGQCACALIAAVSGFVLPLSREWGWLNGVATVFWVLAVTNAMNFMDNMNGLCGGISAIATFAFGVWFAQHGQYLVASLAFLFCGAIAGFLPWNFPQGRVFLGDTGSHLLGYLLSVLPLAGQGAAEENESVRPFPTALWLLAVPLVDMVWVVVWRTWHGRRFWVGDTNHLSHQLVRVGLSKSRAVLCLWLAAAACSVLAF, encoded by the coding sequence ATGTTGAGTTTTCCGTTCCATGTTTATCTGGCTGCTTTTGTTTCGGCGGCCTTGTGCGCAGGGGTGGGCATGCCCTTGTGGAGACGATGGTGCCGTTCCCGAGGGCTGATGGATGATCCCGGGCATCGGAAAATCCATCAGGAGCCGGTACCTTTGGCAGGGGGTTGGTCGATTCTGTGCGCGGTTTCGTTGCCCTTGATGGTGGGAGGATTCCTGATCGTCTGGCCGGGATGGTGGGCAGGGGAGTTGGGACCGCTGGCTTATGGCATGGACCGTCGCCTGGGAGCGATCGCCGGGCTCTTGGCGGGCGCTTTGGGAATGGTGTGGCTGGGCTGTCAGGATGATCTGAGGGAATTGGGACCTGGGCCGAAGTTCGCGGGACAATGCGCCTGCGCTCTCATCGCAGCCGTTTCGGGGTTTGTGCTCCCATTGAGCCGGGAATGGGGGTGGTTGAATGGGGTCGCCACCGTGTTTTGGGTTTTGGCGGTGACCAACGCCATGAATTTTATGGATAACATGAATGGTTTGTGCGGGGGTATTTCGGCGATCGCCACCTTTGCCTTCGGCGTCTGGTTCGCCCAGCATGGACAGTATCTGGTGGCGTCCCTGGCCTTCTTGTTTTGCGGCGCGATTGCAGGATTCCTGCCTTGGAACTTTCCGCAAGGCAGAGTGTTTCTGGGCGACACGGGCAGTCATCTGCTGGGCTATTTGTTGAGCGTGCTGCCGCTCGCAGGGCAGGGCGCGGCGGAAGAAAACGAATCCGTCCGTCCGTTCCCCACCGCCCTCTGGTTGCTGGCGGTGCCGCTGGTGGACATGGTGTGGGTGGTGGTTTGGAGAACGTGGCATGGGCGGCGTTTTTGGGTGGGCGACACAAATCACCTGTCACATCAATTGGTGCGGGTCGGCCTTTCGAAATCCCGCGCCGTGTTGTGCTTGTGGCTGGCGGCGGCAGCGTGCTCGGTTCTGGCTTTTTGA